The genomic stretch ATTCATCAACGGGGCGCTTCTTTTTCTTTTCCTCCATTCTCCACACCTATGGGGGTTAGGCTTGAGGGTTTATAAACTCTGAGTGGGAGTGATTCCCATGAGGGGCGCGTACTTCCTTGTCATCCATCTGCCCGATGGGAGGAAAATAGCCACAAAGGGACGCCTGTTCTTCCTGCAGGGAGGATACTACGTCTACGTTGGCTCGGCGATGAACTCCCTTGAGAAAAGGGTCGCCAGGCACTTCAGGAGAGACAAAAAGCTCCACTGGCACATAGATTTCCTTCTGAAGGACGCAAAACTCCTGAGGGCGTACATGATTCCAAGCGAGGAAAGGCTTGAGGAGAAGCTCTCGGTTGAGGTATCCAGGCACGGTGAGCCGGTGGAAGGCTTCGGTGCGGGCGACGTTAGGGTAAAGGCAAACCTCTACAGATTCGATGAGGAACCGGACGCCCTCCTCACCGGAATCCTCAAAGGACTGGGCCTGAAATGGAAAAGGGTTAAAAGCGAGAGGGAAGCTATAGAATTCGGTGAGGAAAATGAAGCTCAAACTGGGGAGAATTGAGTCATACATTCATGAAAATCTCAAAAGAGAAAAGCTCCACTTCGTTCTCATCGATCCCGACGACGTTACCCCCGATACCGCAGGAGAGATAGCGAGGATGAGCGAGGAAGTCGGCGTTGATGCGGTGATGATAGGCGGCTCCACCGGGGCCGAGGGTGACGTTCTGGATGGTGTCGTAAGGGCAATAAAGGAAAACTCGAACCTTCCAACGATACTCTTTCCCGGTTCCCACGGCGGGATAAGCAGGTACGCCGACGCGATATTCTTCATGAGCCTGCTCAACTCCACCAATCCCTTCTTCATAACCGGCTCGCAGGCTTTGGGGGCCTTTACCGTCAAGCGCTATGGAATAGAACCGATTCCGATGGCATACTTAATCATCGAACCCGGCGAAACGGTCGGCTGGATTGGCGACGCGAAGCCCATTCCAAGGCACAAGCCGAAGATTGCGGCCGCCTACGCCCTGGCCGGTCAGTACTTGGGGATGCGTCTCGTATACCTGGAGGCGGGGAGCGGGGCGAGGGAGCCCGTTCCGCCGGAGATGATTTCCCTCGTTAGAAAGGTCATAGACGTCCCGCTCATCGTCGGCGGCGGCATCAGAACCGGGAAGCAGGCGAAAATGGCCGTCGAGGCAGGGGCGGATATAATCGTCACAGGGACGGCGATTGAGAAGGCGGGTTCGCTTGAAAAGGCCAGAGAAAAGCTGGAGGAGCTCAATAGGGAGATAAAGGGTTAGCACTTTGCAGGTTTTGTATACTACTTTATATAGTGTACAAAATTTGAAGAGAAAAGGTTATATTGAAACGGATGTCAGGGTACTTGAATATCTCAACAGGGTGTGCAACTATGTTTAAAGCCAGGCTCCTCAGTACCTTCATCCTCATGTTCATCTTTTCAATTCTCCCGCTGGCATCCGCACAGAATCTTAGCTCCAATCCCTGGGGAATCTCACTCCAGCCCTTCGTCATCTATGCGGATTCAAAAGGTGTTCTCGTTGGCGTCGATTATGACTACTACGAGGAAGCCGGCCATTTTTCAGGGGGAATCCTTAAACCAGTATCGCCCTGGAGTTACTTCGTCTTCTACGTTAACCAGAGTGGAGTCTATTACGTTAATTTTACTGGGTTTACCGGGCATGAACGTTTTCCGTTAGTCTTTTACGGAGGATGGCTCTACCTCCTTATTCCCACCAGTGCCCACGTCGAGTCCCCTGTAAAAGAACCCCCTGTTGCCGACACCCTCCTCATACTCCGCTACCGCGAGGGGACGATCCAGAAGCTCGGGGAGGTGCCATGGCTTGATGGCATAAATATTTCAATGCCGTACATCCTGCTCTTCGAGGAACCAAATGGAACACGGGTCCTTTATAAAATAGACGGCTCGGTTAAACTTATCACCTCCGGAGACGACGTAACCTTGGAGAACCGGGTCAACATAACTGACCTTCCCTTCCATCCCGGAACCCTGCTAAACAAAGCATGTCTTCGCCCGGTGATCACCGGGGAGTACGTACTCTTTTCCCCGTCCCGCTATAAAATCGCCCTGGGAGAACTGGAGACAAAGTTTGAACCGGTCAATCTCTCCTGCGCTATACCCCTTGACGATGGCCTTTTGATAGTTCCCCCAAGTATTGGAGTTGGTTTTGCCAATGACAGCATGTGGATACAACCCAACACCAACTATCATTCAGGGGTACCAGTAATCGTTCTACATCCCGATAAGGAACGCCCTCAAAAACCACTAAATGTTTCTCTATACCTTTACAAGAAGGGACGCATTGAGGAACTGCCCCTTTTCCAGGTTTCAAATGACGGAGTGAGAGTGTTGACTCCACCCATCAAGTATAGCAAGATAGCCCACAAAGAATGGTACCGGACTCAAGAGGCAATATCCTTTACAATCGTTCTAGTGGTCCTGGTGTTTGTGCTCGTAGCCGCCGCATGCAGGAAACGCTAGGCAGTGCCCAAATGGTAAAATTTGGAAGAATCAAACCTCACTTAGGACCTGGACTTTAAACAAAACCTTTCCGTCCCCCGCGATATTCCTGAGATCCCTAACGAGCTTTTTACCGTTCTCCGCTTCAATCTCCATCCTTATCTCACTAATACCATCCAGAGTCGGCGGGAAGAAGTGTATGTCCCGAATCTTGCCCCTAACCTTTTCATACAGACGGCTCAAAATCTTTCCCCTTCCTTCGTAGGGCAATTTAATGTCGAGTTCGACAATTTGCATACCTATCACCACTTTATTCTATCAAAGAAGGCATATATAACCCTTTTCATGAGCGGGAATCATTGAATCTCACGCCGCATATTCCCCAAGGTTATAAAGCCCACCACAAGATTTATCTTTTATCGCTTCGATTTTTGTCGTGGTGATGTCGATGCGTGCCTTCATATCCCTCGATCTTGAGGGCTTGCCGCACATAGTCAGCAGGGAGCACCTCTTCGTGAAGGGTGCGCTCTACGGGGAGGCGAGGAAGATAGCGACCGAGGTGGTCAGGGTCGTCGCCGAGACCCTGCACGAGAACGGGGTGGACAGGATTGTCATAGCCGACAGCCACGGGCCGATGGTAAACATCCTCGTGGACGAAACGCCGAGCTACGTCAAGCTCGCACGGGGTTTTCCCCGGCCCATGAGCATGGTGGCCGGCGCCAAAGGCTCGGATTTTGCCGTCTTCCTCGGCTACCACGCCAAGGCCGGAACCGGCCACGCTACGTTCGACCACACCTACAGCGGTGCGACGGTGGACAGGCTTGAGATAAACGGCGTTGAAGTCAGCGAGACGCTCCTCAACGCCTACCTGCTCGGCGAGTGGAACGTTCCTGTCGCGATGGTCGCTGGAGATAAGGCCCTGATAGAGACCGACGTGAAGGAGCACCTCCCCTGGGCAGCTGGTGTTCCCCTGAAGGAGAGCTTCGGCAGGTACTCTGCAATCAGCCCAGGGATGGACGGCATAAGGGATCTCCTCCGTGAAGGGGCCCTCGAAGCGCTCAGGCGCGTTGAGAAGAACGAGGTTAGGCCCCTCAAGACTGAAACACCGGTCGAGGTTAAACTGCGCTTCCTCAACAGTGCCCACGCCGAGACGGCCGCGCTCCTGCCCTTCGTGGAGAGACTCGACGGGAAGACCATCCGCTTCGAGGCCAAGAGCGTGGAGGAAGCTTACAGAGTCTTTGAGGTTCTCGTCCTCGCGTCGGCGGGCGTTAGCTCGATAGTGAACCGCTAACGATTTAAGGCCTGAGGGAGAACCCACAACGCCCCCGGGAAACCGCGGGGGATGAGCGCTCGGCGAGCCGTGAGTCCCCTTCGCTCCCCGGGGGTACAGCCCAACTTTATAAATCCCGCACCCTATTTTTGAGTATGCGGATACACATCCTATCGGCCCTCCTGGTGTTAATGCTTCTCTCATCCGGCTGCATTGCCCCGTTGAACGGTGCAGGTGAAAGGGGAATCTCCAGCCCGGGACAGACTCCGGAGGTCTCCTCTCATCCCACCACACCCCCGACGACCTGGACGAATCCCTTCGTGAAGTGGGAAAACTCAACGGTCTCCCTGCCGGGTCAGGACGCCGAGCTCAGCTGTCCGGGAATCCTCTGGCGCTACATTCTCAGGGACGCACTCCCCTGCATGCTGGGCAGGGAAGAGCTTGAGGTCATATCCCCCCTCGCGGAGGAGCTCAAGGGTGAAGACCTCACCCAAAGCGCCTGGAACGTCCTGGCCTGGGAGGAGGAGTGGCTGAGCTACGACTGGGAGAAGGCCAAACAGCCCTTCGCCAAGGTCGTGATATACCCCGACGGAAGGCAAGAGGTCGTTGATGGGCAGAACAACACGATTCAGACACCCTACGAGACGATAATGAGGAGAACCGGGATATGCACAGACTACACCGTCCTCACGGACGCCCTTCTTCTGGCCATGAACTACTCACCGGTCTACGCAATGGCCATAAACCTCACGGATTTAGGGCATGCAACGGCCCTGGTAAAAATAAACGGCTGGTACTTCGCTCTCGACCAGCACCTTCCGCCCATGGATTTGGGTGCCTACTACCGCTACTGGGAGCGGCAGGGGAGCAGGATAATCAACGCCACGCTCTACGAGATAACACAGGGAGGGGAGAAAGCCAGCGTAAAGGTTCTCGGCGTCGTTACCGGCGAGGAGTTCCTCAACCAGGATTACATCATGGGCGATGCCGACGCGAGGAATTTAGCCGTCTCGATGATGAACCTTCTCTACAGCCGCTTTGGCCTGGAGGCAGACGAATCACTAAAAAGCCTCTCCGACGGAAAGCTCCCGAAGGGATACAAGGCCGGCTGGACGTGGGGGGTTACCTACTACAACCTGGCCGACTACTACCACCCGTTCTTCCATGAAGAGTACGCCGAATGGCTGCTCTCCCAGATGCTTTCAGACCAGGAGTTCGCAGGCTACGTTCAGAAGAGCGACGCGGTCTGGATAGAGGTCAAGATAGAGGGCGAGGACTTGATCCTCACCATCTACCTCGGGAGTTCTTAGAATAGCCGTTCTGGTTAGCCGTAACTTGCGTGAAGTTCGTAAACGTCGTTACGGCTAACCTTCCCCACTCCCTTCTTCATCGTGGGGCTTTCGGGGGGAACGGAAACTCCCCACATCTTCAAGGCTCTAAGCGAAATATTCCAAGAGCCAACCACATCTCTATCAGCCTCAAACCCACAATTCAAACACTTCAAAACCCTGTGCCCATTCGGGCTTAACTTACCCCCACATACCGGGCACAGGGAGGAAGTATGAGCAGGATTCACAAAAACAACCCTAACACCCTTCAGTTTAGCCTTGTATTCGATGATTGACTGGAGTTTACGAAAACTCCAGCGATGAAGCCTGCCGTTCATCTCGGCGGAATATCTAATTGAGTCCCTGATTTCCGTCAAATCCTCAAGAGCAAGACCACCGTATTTCTCTGCCAGCTCAACGATTTTGTTCGCCAATTTGTGGTAAAGGTCGTTAAGCCTGTTCCTCTCCCTCTGTCCGTATTTTTCGAGGAGTTCTCTCCTCCTCTTTCCAGCCCTGATTTTCCGCTGTATTTTCCGTCTCTTCACGAAGTATCCAGTCCTAATCTCCCGCTCGTGGGTGGTGATTTGAACGAATTCACCGTTTGGCAAGGCAAGGGTTACGTTGTTCTCGTTCAAATCAACTCCAACAAAAGCATCAGGCTCTTTAACCTCAACTTCCTTCGAGAAGACGACGTTTAGGAAGACTCCCTTCGGCGTTCTAACCAACCACGCTTGGCCAATCTTCCAATCCTTGAACTTCTCGTGATACTTGGCGGGATAAAACTCCAAACTAAACCTGCCTTGGGAAGTGGAGAGTTTTACAGTTCTGTTCTCTAAATCAAGTTTGAATAGATGGTCGTCAAGCATAATGACTTCCTTCTTAAAAACTGGTCTC from Thermococcus sp. 21S7 encodes the following:
- a CDS encoding DUF123 domain-containing protein, coding for MRGAYFLVIHLPDGRKIATKGRLFFLQGGYYVYVGSAMNSLEKRVARHFRRDKKLHWHIDFLLKDAKLLRAYMIPSEERLEEKLSVEVSRHGEPVEGFGAGDVRVKANLYRFDEEPDALLTGILKGLGLKWKRVKSEREAIEFGEENEAQTGEN
- a CDS encoding geranylgeranylglyceryl/heptaprenylglyceryl phosphate synthase, yielding MKLKLGRIESYIHENLKREKLHFVLIDPDDVTPDTAGEIARMSEEVGVDAVMIGGSTGAEGDVLDGVVRAIKENSNLPTILFPGSHGGISRYADAIFFMSLLNSTNPFFITGSQALGAFTVKRYGIEPIPMAYLIIEPGETVGWIGDAKPIPRHKPKIAAAYALAGQYLGMRLVYLEAGSGAREPVPPEMISLVRKVIDVPLIVGGGIRTGKQAKMAVEAGADIIVTGTAIEKAGSLEKAREKLEELNREIKG
- a CDS encoding M55 family metallopeptidase, translating into MRAFISLDLEGLPHIVSREHLFVKGALYGEARKIATEVVRVVAETLHENGVDRIVIADSHGPMVNILVDETPSYVKLARGFPRPMSMVAGAKGSDFAVFLGYHAKAGTGHATFDHTYSGATVDRLEINGVEVSETLLNAYLLGEWNVPVAMVAGDKALIETDVKEHLPWAAGVPLKESFGRYSAISPGMDGIRDLLREGALEALRRVEKNEVRPLKTETPVEVKLRFLNSAHAETAALLPFVERLDGKTIRFEAKSVEEAYRVFEVLVLASAGVSSIVNR
- a CDS encoding transglutaminase-like domain-containing protein encodes the protein MRIHILSALLVLMLLSSGCIAPLNGAGERGISSPGQTPEVSSHPTTPPTTWTNPFVKWENSTVSLPGQDAELSCPGILWRYILRDALPCMLGREELEVISPLAEELKGEDLTQSAWNVLAWEEEWLSYDWEKAKQPFAKVVIYPDGRQEVVDGQNNTIQTPYETIMRRTGICTDYTVLTDALLLAMNYSPVYAMAINLTDLGHATALVKINGWYFALDQHLPPMDLGAYYRYWERQGSRIINATLYEITQGGEKASVKVLGVVTGEEFLNQDYIMGDADARNLAVSMMNLLYSRFGLEADESLKSLSDGKLPKGYKAGWTWGVTYYNLADYYHPFFHEEYAEWLLSQMLSDQEFAGYVQKSDAVWIEVKIEGEDLILTIYLGSS
- a CDS encoding RNA-guided endonuclease TnpB family protein; translation: MPSETIKLTAKFKLKETPEGLDDLFSTYREIVNFLITHAFENNVTSFYRLKKETYKGLRREYSELPSHYIYTACQMAISIFKSFRKRKKKDKAKGRPVFKKEVIMLDDHLFKLDLENRTVKLSTSQGRFSLEFYPAKYHEKFKDWKIGQAWLVRTPKGVFLNVVFSKEVEVKEPDAFVGVDLNENNVTLALPNGEFVQITTHEREIRTGYFVKRRKIQRKIRAGKRRRELLEKYGQRERNRLNDLYHKLANKIVELAEKYGGLALEDLTEIRDSIRYSAEMNGRLHRWSFRKLQSIIEYKAKLKGVRVVFVNPAHTSSLCPVCGGKLSPNGHRVLKCLNCGFEADRDVVGSWNISLRALKMWGVSVPPESPTMKKGVGKVSRNDVYELHASYG